tcatatcctgatcatccagacaggtttgaccgGTGGCCTCAGCttctgtgtggaactggtctgactggtcgctgttactgggaggtcgagtgtaGAGGAAGAGTTCATGTATCAGTGAGTtgcagaagaatcagaaggaaaggagatagtagaaagtgtttgtttggagagaatgatcagtcctggagactGGACTGCTCTGATGGTCGTTTCTCTGTCCGTCACAAGAACAGAGAAACAtttatctcttcctcctcctcctcctcctctgtctctcacagagtaggagtgtatgtggactgtcctgctggcactctgtccttctacagagtctcctctgactcactgatccacctccacaccttcaacaccacattcactgaacctctttatcctggctttgggttcaggtcctggtctggttcctcagtgtctctgtgtcctctgtaggagggagagtctcctcctgttagagaaacactgctgaacagatcagttgagtctgtgcaggatctcattcacatcagtctttcaggttattgggataaattgatcaatgaactttgttgaaaatgattgaaaagattcctcatttactttgtgaacttcttccacttccagtcctttaaagatggaagctgtgatcattaaactgtggaaacgcTGTGGACTTGAATCTTCAGCTGTGCgttgatttcaattctggatcttgttccaatcaaagctgaatgatgctgtgagtgtttgttgtgtctctcagatcaggactagaggtccactgaaacagttttttcagggctgatacagatCATTAGAAATCAATGAGACCGATAACcattaaaatatcagatatcatcttgattgtttcacttcatgttgtgttttcatggttcattttactcaacaacatcaagctgaaccaagaatcaagtgagcacaaactaattcctgatggctgataacacttgaactgtttgttgacgtattaagacatgaggaaggtgaCAGCAACCTCCAAGatccaagacaagtgaccacagcgagagcagcacaggtttccctcaacacaagacaacctgagggacgtggacctcgttagcagacgtccacttcattcaaacaactttattaccaccaacaagtcttcagtttggATCAGTGgaggttttggtgtctgataacatgtcgtgatactgtttgtgactcaaactttgatttggagtcaagtttcatcttcgaaagcagaaaaacaagtttggaaatcattgttaaacaaatctgtcaaagacttttagaaaagccttcaaacttcaacggtacatgagaaacaactgaaaaaaagaaaacttttttttttttataatttattgtgtcagtacagtatacaacattcctacaatacacatcctgttatttaaataacttgacacaatatttagttttttgttatcttttacccgtgtggcacagtcaaacataacctttcataacttaaaatacatatacacaaatacctcaaaagtaagcaaaaaaataaataaataaaataaaattaccCAGCAAAAAATACGCAcgcaattacaacaaatacaacagtagtataaatgtgcacataaacagtaagtagttttttcctttttttttttttttttaggcttcatctctactgtatgcagaggataTATCTAGTTACTTTCATTTAAAACGAGTCCAtcttttttccaacaacttttctttcttattaattCTACAAGTTACCTTCTCCatcctataaatattctctacagtctctagccatttatttactttgggggcttccaactttttccagattcttgttatttgtttgagtgctgtaattctcagaatccaaaataaatattcttcatcctttcgAAGGCCATTGAAACCTATTCCcaaccataaagtgtgtttattaaattggcccaatttcccaaacatctgttctattatgtgtatgacttctgaccaataaatttctatttttttacatgtaaagaatatgtgagtgtggtccgctttgtcttccctgcattccctccagcagctagaattattctgtgtatatttgcttaacatcactggtgttataaaaaactgtatatttatcttccaagcatattcttggcagaaggccattttatgtttgagaaatgatcttTAAGACTCTGATTCCACTCGTCATCTGatatagatgttttcagttctatctgccatttatccttaatgttatttatgtcttcggttctgtaatcctgaaatatttgatacatttgtccagttatatttttcaaattatgcttttgattggcctttatcatatgtctcagaatgggatggagatctccaagagatgtaatttggactttttccttcaaatagtttctcacttgcaaatatctgtaaaagtgattcttgtttaaaccatatctatttactgtattttcaaaagaatccattgcttcttccttgtacatttgatagaatcttgtgaggcccttactctcccattttttaaaaacatcatcaatactatttggaataaaatctggatcccaggctatctctcttaaacaagtgatttcctgttcctgaactttggttattttacatattcttctccagattttaaatgtgttatgtacagaataactttgtgtttcaatctgtgcttttttcgaaactgagaaaatcaaagtactgagtgattcagccaaatgaaactcaatgagtttccatttgggtctcatctcattattcatccatattaaaATTGGTTTCACCTGTAATAGTAATTAATTACAATTCATAATGCaagtccccctctttctttctttctttctttgttttttttttttcttttgttgcaaaattttaagtttcacttttgaCTTATTTTCATCCCATAAATATTTTCTAAGCAGCCCatcccaaacattaaaacttgtgggtggtatgtatgtaggcagattctgaaatagaaacaaaaagcatggcaaaacattcattttaatgatatttatcttttcaaatAATGTGAGAGGTAAGATTTTCCACCTATTCAGATCTTGCTTTACTAAATTCTCCAGATTCTCGAAATTACAATGATATATTAGGTCTAAATTATTGGGTATGATAACGCCTAGATATCTCACTTTATTCTGGTCTCATTTcaagtcaaactgttttttaaagtttctctccaAATGGGTACCAATTTCCAtagcttcatttttatttaaatttaacttaTAAACAGACAGTATTCCATAGTTTCCAACTTCATCCAGTAACGCAGGCAATGAATTATGTATATCTGTGAGGTACACCATAATATCATCCGCGTACATTGctaatttctgttcatcttccttAATTTTGAGACCCTTTGTCTTCTCACTTGCCCGAATCCTCTCCGCTAATGGTTCTATGTATAAAGCAAATAGTTGTGGGGATAATGGGTGTCCCtgtcttgttcctctttttaaattaaaagtcttAGAAAGGATCCCATTCACTCTTGCTTTTGCTTCTTTATACAtattcttcatcaaatcaataaaagtTTGGTGGAAGCCAAACGTCTGGcacactccaaataaaaagggCCATGACACCCGATCAAAGGCCTTTTCAGCGTCTAGCgtcaatgttagcatttgttgttttgttttttttgtatagTCAATTACATTAAGAGTACGCCGAACATTGTCACTTAAAAGACGGTCTTTGACAAATCCTGTTTGGtctaaattaataattttaGGTAGTATGtattgtagcagaactggtctgaagctgaccctcttctaacctctttgcattgctcaggagaagtggagtgataaaacaatcagacttctaagagttattgaccatctggaaggttcacagaaaggtgtgaacccaggcagagacaggatgtctggtttagagacctcttctcacaccctttcagggcaacaagagccactgacaacacttttacttctaatttacatctgttCAAGATGTTcccatggaggtgctaactctttcttgatagcccatgggagttgaggacaataaaactgcctggatggacgaatgccatgtctcaaaggaatcttcaaaccagataatgctgatgggttgtaaattaaacattcctgaagcaaactgttctgtatgtctgtgtgccttttgcttaacctaccaaattaaccaaatctctatgtttgatttaaccgtagatgttattacattgctaagctcgtgatcttcacaataacaatgctttcctggtgtttctaacttacagaatgacgaaactgtgaattaaactatttcaaaggttttctctgaatttctaccatgtaaccataccgccatctagaggttcatagcggttaggttgaatgtgcttagcgggatacatttattaataagtaaccataatagcgataatcatttcggcaaatatagtctgcccttctttattccttcatcatattaaagtagttatactcttagtcatcatgtttattaggattagtattagaaaatgttaccatgttcattgtctaatgttgtcgttattcataagaattgtctaacgcatgtagtgaacgcgcatgttgttgttgaagtgccattgaaaattgatcatttaaaatatattcgattgaccatagtgagaagcagatgagtccctcgtatgaatcattaattaattctcgctctgtaggatgaaatcacgttgcgcgtctgcgaaccatcctacatgcgtgacgccctattgattagacacgccctggagcgatgataaaggTTAGTCGCGTATCGCGGACTTCAGTCtagtcttctttttcttgtctagtttttctttttcttcagtctAGTTTCCTTTTTCGTCtagttaatctaatttttgtgttaagttctttgtctttagttttcaagtatttttccgctccgtcgttttctcagactttttgttgctgctcacaactacacagtagcttgatttaattctgcagaaaacgcacttttctaatcttcgtgaaactttcatttttgctcgccacgccaagccgcataatttctatttttgttgttaaagtctagtcccgtaataataattttgaagacattttcgaccggccatcggagagtttctcaatcttattattagtaatcaaaagccttgccaaacggccaacaactaactgaccgcaccgaagacctgtagcctgctgctgacccgctggtccgggttagataaccatcagaagccgttcctcgtctgtaaccgacaccgaagaccctcagctcccgagacatccctgtccaacaccagctcccatcagcggttcgcttgattcgtcctgcagactgctgtacgggccagagtgactgACCACagcgcggagcctcttcgtgttagttcggagcagacatctacaggaacatcgctgacaaagtaggcatatttaagcggttttgaataagagttggtccgtgaggttgagatattgttaatttgtctaaattctctgaatcgttcattcaacaaattaacttcatattcgcgtccccatttccctttaaaacctacttctcactatcgccaaactcattttaccatcctcttgccataagttcctctgtgcagtgtttgtgttaatttacctcatccatataatcttttgtattatccatgattcatattcatctcattattgtgtttaataaataatcttttgcatacaagtcattgtccgacggtgtccttttgagctggatataagcaatccctgtactgagagttcacgccttagattatcagactgatctactgttgattcattcgttcactacatcagctttaacagatataatataaaaaatccttcgtagctgacgaaggttggtgcccctggtaatattaacgaatgtaacattaatttagaggtaattcccctacactgacgtttgcagctgtgaacattttagaatgaatgaaaagttgaattattgCGCTGCAGTGATCAGGGGGCGCCCAAAAAACAAGTTCTTCCAGACATTTGtacaacaaagaaagaacatATTGTAAtgggcagaaacattttcacattaagcaTACAATACATTGCATTTCTACATCTATAATATCTTGAATTAGACCTTcacaacatttttcttttagGTTTGATTTCAGTTACACACGTTAATATACATAAGCAATTATTTTACACGCACACATTTTATCTAaaaccacacactgtgaaaaaatatttaagaaCAGCAAGCATTTTTGTGTACATACGTATAATGTTATCGTCCTTTGAGGTGTACCACGAAgcgtgatggtgatgataaatTATTAACGCGATTTAAGCACGTGATGTTCATTACTGACTGTAACTcatccttcaaaaaaaaaaaagaaaagaaaagaaaaagaaaaacttgtcTTCCTTTTatcaatgcagctgttttctgatataaattggtgattttccaataaaatgcatttacttgAATCCAGTGAAGTTTATCTCTTAAATCAAGATTATGTATCTTCTACAAATGACACCTCAGcttgaaaaatgcatgaaatgttaaatgaagcttgtttcttgtaaaatacaaCTCAAAACAAGATCATTTCAAGATTGTTTGACTTAACAAGATATTTAAGTTGTATTGTCTGAAAACAAATCCCTCCATCTTGCTGAAATGTTAGTTGTGAAGTGAATTCATCTTAAATCAAGTGGGATGAGACATTTTGACTAAAAATAAGACTAATAAACTTCATAAGATTTTCACCATATTCACCATATTGTCCTTTTCATTCTACTCCAGCCAGGTGAGGACCCTGTGCTTTACCTGGAAAAGCGGCCTCTCTCCTCACCGGTGCTGATCTTTGATGGAACAGTCGACATTGTCGCTGTGGGAAACGTACCAGTGAGCACCCTCCCCCAGGAGGATGTCTGGGAAGGGTTGTTGGTGTTAATGGCATACTGCTGCACTTTGCACTTGACATACCCAAAATGTGTTGCAacgctcctctctgtcattcaaacCGAGGCAgttggtgatgtcatccacGACCAAGATGCCACTAGCGCTTTAAGTGAGTCAGGTTGACCATTTTGTGATTTCTGTTATTCGTTTTTAGTGGATCATCTTGTTTTGGCatttacagtgtatgtgtgtgatttctgtgccaaattaatttggtctttgtttgggccacaaaaaaaatcttaaaatgctttaattcCGATTTTAAGATTGTGGAACAACCCTGACACAGTGTTGATGGTGTAGTTATTAATCCTGagagttaaataaatgttggtGCTTATCATCCATGCAGTCCTGGTTGTGATTTCAGTAGAGTCAGTCAAGATGTATAATCTTAGAATAAGGTCGGGTTTTAAGTTTTTGGGTTTAGTTTTAATGATACTGCACTAGTACTGAGTAATCTTCACTTAAATtagtaatgtttttcttgtttttaaaccttgatctgctaaaaatgagaaaataaaaaatgaaaacaaaaattatttgcttatatttagtatttttcacTTATTATTAAGTTTGATTTCAAGGATTTTGacctaaaaatcagcattttcagcttattttaatCCTTTTACATACTTACCTGGGAAAACTTATTTCCAGATTTAAAAATCTTGTTTCAAGATTTCTTATCAAGTAAAATTTACTTGCTCCATGGACGGGTAATTTCACTAGTTTCAAGTAATTTTCTTCTCAAATGTAGTGTTTATATCTTATATTTGGACTAACCTTTTCTGCAGtgcactgggtttgaggtttggagaccactTTTGAAAGTGGGAGCTCTTGCTGTCACGACCGCAACTTCCACACTCCTCCACTCGAGACGTCAGCACCACTGACGGTGAGGACGGAGAGGCGCCAGGTTTTCTGCTGTCGCCTAACCGCTGTCAGGaagttcctctgagctccagaactcAGGGCTGGTGATCTGTACCTGCCGTCAAACTGATCATCACTCGGATCACTCTTACTGAGTTattatgtggatttgtttgtgcaatgcCCGTGGAGGTATCagtattgtctttattgttgctatggaaaccaatgacctccctcaagccctgagctcagtggaatgttgatgtcatctctgatagatcaaagccactttgtgacgtatcaaaggagtggaccagggctttggaacacaggtccttatatggatgaggtttcactccaggtgttgctggattgacctgagagcccaTCCAGGATTCACctgaggattttgttgaattcaatTTGATTTTACTactttccaagtgttttcacgcagatgttttgaggtgtgagagatttttcaagaggctttgtgGGTTGGTCAGTGGTTGCAATGGtttaaaagagattttactggaggattagtggtTTCGCTGgctttgaggtttggagaccacatttcaactcagtgggagcaatgtccgtccaggtattttgcatgacacagcgaggacacctgcctctccatctgtacacactcatttcctatcaatgcgtgttggtacctcagcatctttcctggtgttgttgtgctttcttctctcataggttcccgtggatcatggctgtgcatgtaatgtggatgatggacatggtcctctcatgtttatgtcccagtttcatactaggctgacagtaagttgttttagtgactTATAAggatttagtggtcattacgtgtctcactCTTTTGGGTTGACAGGTAGATGTTTATCTATGTCTTTCAAAAGTTGTGTGAGGAACAGACACTCTTGGATGGTAGCGGCAAGTGCAAtgtactctgactcacaccTGGACAGCCTCGGTTGGCTGCTTTTTGGTTGTCCATGACACTAAAGTGCTGCCCTTGTATATGCTTATACAATAACCTGATGTGCTTTGTCTGTCATTGACATCAGCAGCCCAGTTTGTGTCACTGTATGCTTGTGTATCcaggttctcatcacttttcctgtagcacaactctttgttaattgtgcctttgagaTACCTCAGTATATGCTTAACCGTACCCCATTGCTGTGCAGTAGGTTCAGTAACGTACTGTGACAGTTTGCTTACAACACACCTCAAATCAGGTCTGGTACAGACAgtcaaacagatgaggcttcctactgcctctctgtatcttgtgtcatcattcatcagtgctgcatcatccgtgtagttcagtttttgttcacacggtgtggatctaggtttacaatcctgcatgttgaacctctccaggagtttttcaacatactttgtctgtgacattgtcacacagttgtcactctggttaaaatcagtgccaagaaaatatctgagtttgcccaaacccttcattttgaaccttgctgtaagcatgtctttcacaagctgcaatgcattttcatcacttgctgCAATAATGAGGTCATCAATCCAAATAACCATGATCAccttatcatgttctgtttcccttgcgtaaacacagtggtcagcctggttctgtacaaacttgttttgggttagatagtcatgcaaaaccttgttccaattcctgcccgattgttttagcccatacagtgacctctctagcttacacaccaatttttcatgtgtgagatttcacctcgtacccctctggctgttccatgtaaatctcacattctattggtgcatttaagtaggctgtttttacatccatttgctgcaaaatctaattttcttgtgctgttttctgcatcagcactctgatactagtcaagttagctgtaggagaaaatgtctcctcatcATCTACACCCATCTTTTGACTGTATCCCTTAGcaccctgcacttctgcactttcttggtgtcaggaaagtagacaatgtatgctggactgtttttgtcatacccgatgaaaacacccttttcacaccttggatctagttttcttttgtcttgtttttaagcaaaacactcaAACCCAAACCTCTGCATTCTAGACAGGTTCGGccgtctgcctgtcagtgcttggattggtgtctgctttgtgcgtttattaaaacatctgttcctctccacagcagcagtctggactgcataagtccacagttgttttggcagattactttcaatcaacatgcaccgtgccatatcaagaagtgtgcgccaattgcgctcagcagtgccattctggtgaggagagtaaggtgctgatgtctcatgtctaatcccatgtttaatgagtagagcctggtaaccttttcctCTGTATTCAGAACCATTGtcagatctgaaacacttgatcttgccgtatggggctgtgtcagctagaaacttctctgtagctttttaagaaatacacaaacactgtactggaaaagtcatcagtgaatgaaagtgcatatctgtgaccatctctggactctgggtggatcGGTCCGGCCACATCTGTGCGTActagctctggaggtgttttagctctcgtatcagggtctctgtttctggtttggaaaaatttcccagagtgcacacttcacaatgttgaggtttgtttgttggatctttaattttcatgccatcaacaacactttgtaacctctgaatgtcatcatagttgcagtgccccagaatctcatgccatgtcacacatccttccctttcttgaagatcacggtggctctgctggcagtggctgctttcaccGAGAAAATCGGATGGGATGTACAGGGCTGCCTCAGCGTGgtgttcagatgtctgcctctgctgtcaatcagacagacctCGGCATCGCCGCGGCACTCTGCCACCCCCTTGCACCTCGTGCCATCAGCCAGCCCCACGCAGTGTGTCTCAGCCTGGAACTCCTCATCAAACCTCAACCATCAAACCTGAACTTGGCGAGATCTGTGATGATATGCAATGTTGCCCCGCAGTCGACCCCCCCGAGACATTGCATGCGTCGTCTTGGTCTCtgcgctgtttccttctgcaggtggtgtcccAGTGTGCAGTgttcctgcagtgactgcaccacaaCTCTTGCTGGCAGGCTCTGGTCAGGTGTCCCTTCAGGCCTCATTTGAAGGtccgctgctgccctctctgctcctcggtCACCTGCGCTGGCAGGTCTCCCCCTCTGCTGATGCATGCGCGCCTTCATCACgttgtcatctgttgctgcagcccgcatcttctctgtgtccttgtagctgcgtagctttgttttaaactcggCAAAAGATACGTTCTCAGCACGCTGTGTATTATGAACCGCAAATGGTTTGAAGGACTCAGGCAGCCCCTTCAGAACCATAACGTCACTTAAcgtttctccaacatttctcaaagctgtgattgtggTCTCAGCACGGATcacatattcagtcacactttcactgactgacttttgaagtgatgtcagttcTGTATAAAGGTTGATTATGCATGGCTTTCCTTTACCTTGTTAATAGTCCCTTAAAATCTTCAGAGCTTCTCGGCTGTCATCTGCTACTTTTGTCATCAAAGCCTCGGCATTCTAGGCTGCATCCACtagcagctcctctgcgtcttctgtgtcggtgtcatttaaaacaatgtttttcaggccCTGCAGACGATGGCGGCCCAAAAACTTctggtaacactttctatgaaggtCTAGTTTATAATGCATTAGGAGCACATGCATAAGCCGTTATAATGCATTTATAATGCTTCATACATGTCATTATAATGGTGTATAATCATGTATAAGAACTTCTACCAAGGTTTATAAAGTATTACAAGTGTGGACATAATGTATTATAATTAAGTACTTATAATGTTTTATACCTGCATACTCAAGTGACAAGTGTTTGAATAAAGAATCTGAAGTCCTGAGTCACATAACACATTATAACCATCCTTACTCTAGCCAGTAGTAAAGACACACATAGAACCTCTCAACATAGAAAAGATACTAAATGCTCGGTTACAGAAAGGGCGTAATGCCttataaatatcaataatatgCTATAGGATGACTTTAAGAGCTTTTAGTAAAGTGACAACACTGTAGAAAGCTATTAGCAATTGTATGACATTATAACACAATTATAATCACTTAGCAGCAGTATTTTGCTGGTTGTAAGTAAAGTTGAAGTTAAAAATGATACACCGTAATGATctttaaaacaactttattttgcaaaaacaaaatataaagaaaaggTGCATGTTATTCTGTACATATCAATACAatttaaatctgtaaaaaaaaaaaaaaaagcttgcatCGCTCACAAATTAAAATTCTTGCACCTGAGAGACTAAATAATGCAATTTATAACATAAATTAAAACTTGGAATAGACTAGCTCTTTTGCACATTCAATGTGCAATGGGTAGCAAAGTAccattctctttcattttgcttATGCGCGCCTTAATCTCAGCTGTAATAGCTGCGCGACATCTGTCCACAAAGGTGGCGAGCTTTTCAGACTTCTCATTCCACTGGCCTAGAGCTCTGAAAGCTTCAGGGGCTGCGAGGCTGAGCTCTGCGATGACTGCCGTTCTGGCAATTGTGTTGCGGTCAACACCGACTTCTTCAAAGACAGATTTCATGGACCCCCCCCTCACTGTAGCTCTTCAGCACTGCCTTGTACCTTTTAATGATGTCTCTGCagtttttcactgaaagaaaagaaaagttctTCTGTCATTGTAAAGAGAATTCATCAACTGGTATGTGCAGTATATGAAAGAAGAGTACATAATGTTGTATCACATcttttgttctatttttgcctgctctgtcatttcagctaatgttatatatatatatatatatacacacacacaaacactacatatgtacagtatgtatgtatatatatagtatatatatagtatgtatTGACTCCGCTGCCTAAGTtggagatccctccacttgtgGTAGTAAGGCCGGTAGTGtagaaaaccagcctttgtacattggtcttttaaaggtcaccagtcagtgttacagggaaggccctgcaataagcatcccagtcctgcagggatgcgggtgtgtgtagaccaatttgacagcagttcaacacaatgaatgaaacaaaaacagctgcaatgtgtcctcgtctgtttgattgctatgagtcaaatcaaagccttgaaagattcatagagcatgcttttgatgtagtaaTATTGATTACTCACTTCGACTTCAGCCGTTGTAAATCTGATGCAGGGTTGGACAATGGGACCCCACCTTCTCCAAGGAAGAACTTGCCCTGGTCTGTCTTGTCTCCTTCTTGCTGTTAAAGGGAAAAcggcctgatgttgttgaagtagcattccaaaaactccagagaaacaaagaaaaaataatgaacttctttccctgtcagttggtgctccaacagcaggataacctcacagtagtgtctgaaaaatgtgactgcagtgttggggatgtaatcgccactgattagtttttggtggatataatcaacatccctctgtgcagcagtaaggacatccttcttttgagacctgttgcaaaagtca
The sequence above is a segment of the Chaetodon auriga isolate fChaAug3 chromosome 23, fChaAug3.hap1, whole genome shotgun sequence genome. Coding sequences within it:
- the LOC143316321 gene encoding stonustoxin subunit alpha-like, with translation MDSCELKLDTNTVNRRIKLSDNNRTMTYVKEDQSYPDHPDRFDRWPQLLCGTGLTGRCYWEVECRGRVHVSVSCRRIRRKGDSRKCLFGENDQSWRLDCSDGRFSVRHKNRETFISSSSSSSSVSHRVGVYVDCPAGTLSFYRVSSDSLIHLHTFNTTFTEPLYPGFGFRSWSGSSVSLCPL